The genome window TTTAACAGGGTCATTCATGAACACCGTAAAAGTTAGCGAATCCGGACGCAAAGACGCTGGCAGCCAGGCTGACAGTGGCCATTCTGAACAGGTAATGGAGCAGGTCACGGCCGAGCTCAGGCGTATCGGAGATGAAGTGAAATCGGCTGGCGAAAAGGCGCTGCTTGAAGCGAAAAATGCCGGAGCGCTGAGCGTGGACACGAAAAAAGCTGTCGACGGGATGCTCGTGAAACAGGGCGAACTGCAGGCACGGCTGAACGACGCCGAGCAGAAGCTGGCGCGCCGCGGCAACGATGAGCTGCCCGTCTGCAAGTCGGTCGGCCAGCAGGTTGTCGAGCACGAAGGCATCAAGGCCATGATGGCTGCGCGTGAAGGCCGGGCGCGCATGGGCCTGAAGGCTATCACCAGCGTGACCAGTGGCGCGGACGGCTCGGCCGGAGCGCTGGTTCAGGCACAGCGCGTGCAGGGCATCGTGGTGCCGTCGGATCGCCGCATGACGGTGCGCGACCTTCTGACACCGGGGAGCACGAACTCGAACGCGATTGAGTACATGCGCGAGACGGGCTTCACGAACAACGCGGCGATTCAGGTGGCGGAAGGTGCGGCGAAGGCCGAATCGACGATGAAGTTTGATCTGCAAACGACGACGGTTGCGACGATTGCGCACTTCGTGAAGGCGTCAAAGCAGATTCTCGATGATGCGGCGATGCTCGCGTCGTACATCGATGGCCGGCTGCGGTACGGGCTTGCGTATGTCGAGGAGCTTCAGCTGCTGAAGGGTTCCGGCACGGGCGGGAACCTGAACGGCATCTATACGCAGGCGAGCGCGTACCAGGCCCCGTTCGCGCTCGCGGGCGCGACCAGCATCGACATGCTGCGTCTCGCGCTGCTGCAGTCGGAGCTGGCTGAATTGCCGGCGACGGGCATCGTGCTGAATCCGTCTGACTGGACCCGCATCGAGCTGACGAAGACTGCGGACGGCGCGTACCTGTTTGCGAACCCGCAGTCGATTGCGGGCCCGACGCTGTGGGGCCGCCCGGTGGTCAACACACAGGCGATGGACGTGGATGCGTTCCTTGTTGGTGCGTTCAGGCTGGGCGCGCAGGTGTTCGACCGTGAGGACGCCAGCGTTCAGGTCTCGACCGAGGACGGGAGCAACTTCACGACCAACATGGTCACGATCCGTGCGGAAGAGCGGCTGGGCCTCGCGGTCTATCGCCCGGCTGCGTTCATCAAGGGCGACTTTGGTCTGGTGAAGTAACGCAATCCGTCTTGCTGGAGAAGGAAATGAACAGGATCACCGCGACAGCAAAGACGGGTTTCATGCACGGCAGGTACTACCGGAAAGGTGACACGGTGTACGGGACACCCGAAGTGATTAGCGACCTTGAGAAGGCTGGGCTGGTTGGAAAGGATTGCGTAGAGGATCGCGCCAAAAAAGCCGCTCTGGTGCCGGGCAACAGGAAAGCCCCTGAGCCGGAAAACAGGAGCAGGAAATAAATGGCCGTTCCAGTGGCGGCTCCAATGACCAGCCCGACGCCAGTGATCCCGACCGCGCAGGCGCTCGCGCATCTGCGCGAAGACGCGGGTGTTGCCGATGAGCTGATCGCCTTGTACGTGAACGCGGCGGTGCAGTCCGCATCGGACTATCTCGGGCGCAAGATTTACGCGAACGCTGATGATATGGCCGCCGCAGTCGTCGCGGGGACGGCGGGCGATGATCCGCTCGTGGGCAACGATGCGGTGCGCGCGGCGATCCTGCTCATTCTCGGCAAGCTGTATGCGTTTCGCGAGGAGGTCGTGGCGGGCACGTCGTCGAGCGTGATGGTGCTGCCGTGCGGATCGACGCAGTTGCTGTTTCCGTATCGCGTGGGGCTTGGCGTCTGATGCGCGCGGGTGATCTGAACCGGCGCGTCGCCATCCAGAAGACCGGTGGCGGCTTTGACGATCTCGGTCAGCCTGTTGAGGGGTGGACTGACGTTGCGACCGTCTGGGGCAACGTCAAGATGCTGGCCGGCAAGGAAGTGCTCGTAGCTGATGCTGATGTTGGCCGCGCGACGGCGAGCATTCGCATCCGGTACCGCACGGACATCACGAACGGCATGCGTGCGATTGTTGACGGCGTGATTTTTAACATCCTGCAGTCGCTTCCCGGCGTCGCTTCGCGCACGTACACGGATCTGGCCTGCAGCACAGGATCAAACCATGGCTAGCGCGGAAGCGATCACCTATGCGGCGCTGAAGACGCTCGCTGGCGGCCGGGTCTATCCCGACGTCGCACCCGCGTCTGCGGTAAAGCCTTACGTCGTGTATCAGTCGGTGGGCGGCGTCGATGAGACGACGTTCGACGGCCTTAACCAGCAGCAAAACAGCCGGATGCAGGTCGCGGTCTGGGCGCTGTCGCGCGCGGAGGCGGCAACCCTCATGCAGCAAATGCTTCGGGCGCTGACTGATACGCCTGTGCGTGGGGTGCCAGCTGGTGCCCCGGTGAGCGTGTACGAAGACGAAACAAGGCTTTATGGCAGCCGGGTCGACGTGAGCATCTGGTTCGCGCCATAAGCCTGGCCTGAGCCGGTTACCCCGATGACGGGGTTCGCCAGCCGCATTGCAGATGCGCGACCGGCAGATTCAGTTTCAACTCAACAGACCCGGCCTCGCGCCGGGTTTTTCATTTGTGAGGACGTTATGACGAGCACGGCAATCAGCGCGCAGGGCACAGCGGTTTCGATGAACACCGGCACGAAGGAGGTGCCCGTGGACATGCCGATTAAAAACGTCTACGAGTTCAGTGGCTTTGATGGTGCGGCGTCGGACATTGACGTGACCGATCTTGCGAGCCAGGCAAAGGAGTATCGCGCGGGTCTGCAGGACTGGAACACCGTCACGATGGGCGTCAACATCAACATGAAGGAGCCCAGTCATGTGGCCTTGCTCGCGGCGAAGAAGTCCGGCGCGATCAGGGAGTTCACCGCGACGCTGAGCGAGGGCACGAAGATCGGGTTTCAGGGCTACGTTAAAAATTTCCCGATCAGCATGGCGGTGGACGCCGTGTACAAGGGCAGCATTCAAATCCGGGTGACGGGCGACATCACGGTCACTCCGGCAGAATAAGGAAGAGAGATGCTATCGAAAGAACAGCTGCTGGCCGCAGCGGCAACCACAGCGGAGTGCGTCACGGTGCCTGGTGTTGGTGAGCTGCGCATCAGGGTGATGGATGGCATTGCCCGGGACAGATTGCAAAAAACGTTACAGACGCAGGGCACGAGTGACAGCGTCTATTTCTCGGCGGTGATTATCGCTAGCGTGGTAGACGGGAACGATGATCCGATGTTTGCGGAAAGCGATCTTGATGAGCTTCGCACGCGCAGCGCCGATGTCATTCGTGCGATTGGTCTCGCATGCAGCAAGGTCAACGCGCTGGGCGGGGAGTCTGTGCAGGACGCGGAAAAAAACTCCGGTGCCATCCCGAGCAGCTCTTCTGGCACCGGCTCGCACTCGGTCTCGGCATGAGCGTGGCCCGTGCGAAGCGGGAGATCGACAGCGTCGAGTTTGCCGACTGGATGGCGTACTACAGCATTGAGCCGTGGGGCGAGCGTATTGCGGACGTGCGCATGGGCGTTATGGCGTCAACGATGGCAAACGTGTACCGGGACCCACAAAGCGCACCCCTCAGGCCTGCTGACTTTATCCCCTGGGCGGCTGAACCGGTTCAGCCCCTGGTGTTTGCGGACCGGCGCGACCAGGCAGTGTTTGTCGCGCTTGCGGTGTTTGGCGTGGACATCACTAAAACGCGTGGGCGGGGCAAGACATTCACGCTCAAACGGGGCGGACATGGCTAGTGCGTTCGAAATCGCCAATCCGGCGGCGCTGACGGATTATCTGGACCGGCTGGAGACGGTGGGTGGCGAGTCGGCGTTACGCCAGGCGGCCGTTGCTGGCGCGCGCGTGATCTTTAATGAAGTGAAGCTGCGCGCGCCTGCCGGCACGTCATCTGCGCGCAAAGGCCAGGCGCACGCGGCGGGGACGTTGCGCGACGCGATGCTCATTGCGTATGACAGGGAGGCGTCGGTTGACGGGCATCTGGCGATGTACCTGGTGACCTGGTCAAAAGAGGCGTTCTATGGCCGGTTTGTCGAGTTCGGTACATCGAAAATGGCCGCCCAGCCGTTTCTGCGGCCCGGTTACGAAGCGAAGAAAGGTGAGGCGGCGAGGGCGATGATGGACGTGATCGAAAAACTGGCCAGGGAGGCCGCGCGTGGCCAATGAAACCGTGGTTCGGATCGGCGCGGATTCCAGCGGGTACACGACCGGGATCGAGAAGGCCCGGAGATCGGCGAAGGCGTTCATTGCTGACCAGTCGGAGCTTGCCCGGCGCACGCGCGTGGCACAGGGCGCGATGGCGGAGGCGGCCGAGAATGGTTCAAATGCTAGTGCCCGGGCGGTCAAAAGCTTTACGGACGCGCTCCTTAAAAACGCGGCGACGGCGGGAAAAACCCGCGCCGAGATCTTGCAGATGCGCGCGGCGAATCTTGGCCTGGCCGACTCGGTCAAGCCGTACATCGAGCAGATCGCAAAAGCGTCGGCGCACACGCACGGCTTCAGCCTGGCGTCTGCGGGTGCGAAGCGCGAGCTGCTGGTGCTGGGCCACGAGCTGTCGCAGGGTAACGTCAAACAGTTCGCGGGCTCGATGCTGGTGATGGCTGAGCGCACGGGTGCGTTTGCGAGCCTTCTCAACCCGGCGGTGCTGGCGGCTGGCGCGTTTGCCGGGGTGCTTGCCATGGCGGCTCACGCGACGTTTGCCGCAAGGGAAGCGCTGGCCAGCTATGGCGAGACCGTTGAAACAGTCTCGCGGCAAACTGGCATCTCGACTGACGGGGTGCAGCGCTTTGGGTTTGCGGCAAAAACGGCAGGCGTTGAAACCCGGGACGCCGCCGCGGCGCTGGGCGAACTGGGGAAAGCGCAAAACGGGGCGCAGCACGGCAACAGGGATGCGGCGGCGGCATTTAACGCGGTAGGCATCTCGCTGTCCGATGTCAGGAAATCGTCACCGGAGCAGCTGCTAGGCCGAATCGCCGATGCATTCTCGAAGAGCGCGGCCGGTGCCGGAAAGGCCGCGGTGGCCAATGAGCTGTTCGGCACATCGGGAAAGGATCTGATCCCGCTGCTGGATCAGGGCTCAGCGCATCTGGATGCGCTCGCTGAGACGGCTGGACGGGTTGGTGCGGTCCTGTCGGCGAACACGATTGCGCAGCTCGCGGCGCTTCAGGAGCAGCTGGCGTTGTCGCACGCAAAAATGGACGCCATGACGCTGTCGGCCAGGACACGCCTGCTGCCGGCGATCATCAGTCTGACGGACGCGCTGGCGGATAACGTGGCGTTGCAGCCGCTGATGAATGATTTTTATACCGGCATTGGCGTCATCGTGAAAGCGGCGGCGAGCGCCGTTTCGCTGCTGGTGGTGGGGTTCCAGCAGGTGAGTGAGGCGATGGCGACGACGGCGGTGGTGGCGGGTTACGCGATGACTCGTCAGTTCAGGCTGGCATCGGCCGCCGCGCAAGCCGGTTACGCGAATTTTAGGGCGCAGGGCCAGGGCTACGCGGACTTTATGGCGAAGCTGTGGGGCAACGCCGTGCCGGCGGCTCCGCACGCAGGGGTGGCGGTGGGACATATTAATTTTTTGAAGGGCGCAGCGGGGGGCGGCAAGGATCATCATCCAGGCCGCAGCGCGTCGCTTCTTGAGCAGGCGAAGCAGGCTCAGGCGGTGCTGGAGCAGTCGCTGTCTGGGCAGGAGAAGCTTACCGGGTGGGCGGCCAGAGAGGTTGAGCTGCGCGCGGAGATCGACGGGTATGCGGGCAAGACATTAACCAGAACCCAGCAATCGGTGCTCGCAAGCAAGGAGGCGCTGCTGACCCAGTACGCACAGAACGCGTCACTCGAGCAGCAGCTGGAACAGCGTGGGCGCAGTGAAAAAATGAACTCAGATGCGTATGAAACGAACGCGAAGATTCTGGCGCAGAGCGACGCGCTTGCAGAGCGTCACCGCATTGAGCTTTCCACGCTGGGGCTTGGCACGCAGGAGCGTGAACGCCAGATTGAGCTCCTGAGGATCGAGACGGACCGGCAAAAGGAGCTGCTGGGCTGGCAAAAGAAGGCGGTTGAACTGAAGCTGGATGGCTCAGGCGCAGATGGTGATGAGCGTGCGGCGATCAACCGCCGGTTTGATGCACGCCGCGACGAGCAGCGAAGCTTTAACGCCAGCCGTGACCTGGCGCGGGGCGACTGGATGAGCGGTGCCAAAAGCGGGCTGCAGGACATCATCGACAAAACGAATGACCTGTCCGCGGCAGCCAGTGGTGCTGCTCAAAACGCCATCAACGGCCTGGGTGACGCAATCGCCAGCTTTGCTACAACGGGCAAGATGAGTTTCGGGGCGTTTGCAAAATCGGTCATCGCGAGCCTGATCAAAGTGCAGGCGCAGGCGCTGATTGCGCGCGCGGCGCTCAGCATGTTCGGCTACGCGTCGGGCGGTTCCGTGTCGATGTTCGCTCCTGCCGTGACGGCTGCTACGGGTGGGCTGATTACTGGCCCGGGAAGCGGCACGAGCGACAGTATTCCGGCGCGGCTGTCGAATGGCGAGTTTGTGATGAACGCGGCGGCGGTCAGACGGCTTGGCGCATCAAATTTGATGGCAATGAATAGCGGTGAGGTGGTTCACAGCATGGCCCGTTACGCGACGGGCGGACTGGTGGGTGCCGCGTCGCCGGGCGCGTCTGCGGCGAGCGTCCCGTCCATCTCGGTGCCGATTTCAGTCAGCGTGGCCAGCAGCACTGGCAGCACCAGCAGCCCTGGCCGTGATTCGCCGGACGGGACACCCTTCGTCGGCCGCCATCTGGCGGAAGCGCTGCGCCAGGCTGTGCTGAAAGAGCTGGTCATCCAGAAGCGGCCAAACGGGCTGCTGTGGCGGGCGTAACCGGGTTGAAGTGAGTGGAAATGAGTTGGAAGTCGAACCTGTAAAGCCCGCCGCGTGCGGGCTTTTTTACTGGGACATCGCAATGACAGAAACGTTTGGCTGGTCGCCCGCGCCGGGGCCGCAGGGTGAGACCACATTTGCCGTGCGCCGGGCCCAGTTTGGCGACGGTTACGCGCAACGCGTGCCTGATGGCATCAACAGCCGGTCTGACTCGTGGCCTGTGACATTTACCGGGTCGAGAGAAAAAATCGAAGGCATCAAGGCGTTCCTTGACCGGCACGCTGGAGCGAGCGCTTTTTTCTGGACCCCGCCGCTGGGCAGCGGCGCGCTATTTGTCTGCAGCAGGTACAGCCCGGTTGCGCATACGGCCGGTACGTTCGCGCTGAGTGCGACGTTTGAGCAGACGTTTAACCCGGGGGCACGATGAGTGAGCTCCAGACTATCAATATTGGCCGCACGCTTGATGGCCGGGACGGTGACCCGAACCGCGTTGCGTCAATCAAGACAAATCTCAATACCGACATTTTGCGCACGCAGGCGGCGCTGGGCTCGACTGCGGTGCTGACGGGTGATGGGGCGCTGGGCGTCGAGCATGTCGGGCGTCGGGTGAATATCAGCCTTGCGGTGCCGGGCACACTGCGGCTGCCTGCGATTCGCGATATTCCGGACCCTGACGCGGTGGTCTGGCTGCGCAACCTTGGCTCGACGCCGGTGACGCTGGCGGCGGCTCAGGGTACGGCCGACGGGGTGGGGCTCGAGCAGCTCGGTGCGTACGAAACGGCGCTGCTCGACGGGTTCGGCGGGGCGTGGAATGTACTGATGCGCAGCCGTCCACGCGTGGCAGACGAGCGCGTCACCGGCACGCTCTCGGTGGGGGGCGATGTGCATGCCGGAGGCGAGGTGCGGGCTGACGGTGATGTGCGGGTGGGCGGTGCGGCCCGGGTTGCCGGCGCGCTTGAGGTTGCGGGTGGCGTCATTTCGCAGTCGTCGACCAGCTATAGGCTGACATGCGGGAAATTCAGCACGATGCTGCGCAACGACGGGAGCGACTTTTATCTGCTGCAGAGCGCGGAAGGAGACGTCGACGGGGGCTACAACGATTACCGGCCGTTTTCCTGGAACCTGAAGAGTGGCCGTGTGCGCATCAGCCAGTCAGGGCAGGCAACGGACTTTGGTGGCGACATCATCACGCCAGCGGTGCTCGGTGCACGGCAGCTACGGGTCACAGGTCATGCAAGCAGTGCTTATGATGGTGCCAATGTCTGGGCCGATGGTGCGGATGGGGCCGGGTATATCGGAATCAGCGGCTTTAACCGGTCGGCCGCGGTGCAGCTGCAGCTGCAGTCCTCGTCGGTGCTGTCGTTTGTCGACTGGCGGGCGGCGTCGTACGTGCCCATTATCTGTGCGTCGGTGACCCAGGCCTCAGACGCGCGGCTCAAGAAAAATATTGAGACGATCACGGGTGCGATGGATCTGCTTCGCCCGCTGCGCGGGGTGTACTACGAGCCCGCGACCGGGCCCGACTCAGCCCGGCAGGTTGGGGTGATCGCGCAGGAGATTAAAAAAACGTTGCCCGAACTGGTGCACGAGCTGGGTATGAGCGGAGAGGATGGCACGCCGCTGCTCGGGGTGCGCTATCAGAACATGGTCGCGCCGCTGCTTCAGGGGCTGCTGGAAACCGATGCTGCGCTGAGTGCTGCGCTTGAGAGGATCGCCGCACTCGAAGCGCGGCCGGAGACGAACCATGCCAGTTAAGACGGGTATTCAGGCCGATGTTCAGGCGCTTGAGCCGGGCGCGAAGGTGCGCCTGTACGAGCTCGATGCGAGCGGCATTGGCGGCCAGATCGCGCGCTTTCACGCGCATCGCACAGCCGGGCCGATCACGTGGCAGGGCCTCGTGTATTCCCCGTGGCCAGTAGACGCCGAGGGTTTCCAGCGCACCAGTGCGGGCACGCAGCCGTCACCGACGCTGCGCGTGGGCAACGTCGACGGCTCGATCTCGTCGCTGTGCCTCGCGCTCGGCGACCTGGTGGGCGCGAAGCTTGTCCGCCGCGAGACGCTGGCGAAGTATCTCGATGCGGTGAATTTCCCGCAGGGCAATCCGTCAGCAGACCCTGCTGAAGAGCTGCGGCCTGAAGCGTGGCGCATCGAGAGGAAATCCCGTTCAGACAGCGAGGTGGTGGAGTTTGAACTCGCGTCACCGCTGGACTTTGATGGCGAACAACTGCCGCGTCGCCAGATCGTGCCGAACCTTTGCAGCTTCCAGTACCGCAGCGCGGAGTGCGGCTACACCGGTGGCCCGGTGGCTGATGTGAACAACCAGCCGACCGGTGACGCGGCAAAGGACCGGTGCAGTAACGCGCTGACAGGCTGCCGCCTGCGTTTCGGTGCAAACAACCCTCTCCCGTTCGGCGGATTTCCCGCGGCGGGGCTCATTAGAACCTGAGCATGAAACAGACAACGCTGGACGCGATTCGCGATCACGCGATTCGCGTGTATCCGCGCGAGTGCTGCGGGCTCGTCGTGATCGTGCTGGGGCGCGAGCGG of Paraburkholderia bonniea contains these proteins:
- a CDS encoding phage major capsid protein, with product MNTVKVSESGRKDAGSQADSGHSEQVMEQVTAELRRIGDEVKSAGEKALLEAKNAGALSVDTKKAVDGMLVKQGELQARLNDAEQKLARRGNDELPVCKSVGQQVVEHEGIKAMMAAREGRARMGLKAITSVTSGADGSAGALVQAQRVQGIVVPSDRRMTVRDLLTPGSTNSNAIEYMRETGFTNNAAIQVAEGAAKAESTMKFDLQTTTVATIAHFVKASKQILDDAAMLASYIDGRLRYGLAYVEELQLLKGSGTGGNLNGIYTQASAYQAPFALAGATSIDMLRLALLQSELAELPATGIVLNPSDWTRIELTKTADGAYLFANPQSIAGPTLWGRPVVNTQAMDVDAFLVGAFRLGAQVFDREDASVQVSTEDGSNFTTNMVTIRAEERLGLAVYRPAAFIKGDFGLVK
- a CDS encoding head-tail connector protein, whose protein sequence is MTSPTPVIPTAQALAHLREDAGVADELIALYVNAAVQSASDYLGRKIYANADDMAAAVVAGTAGDDPLVGNDAVRAAILLILGKLYAFREEVVAGTSSSVMVLPCGSTQLLFPYRVGLGV
- a CDS encoding phage head closure protein is translated as MRAGDLNRRVAIQKTGGGFDDLGQPVEGWTDVATVWGNVKMLAGKEVLVADADVGRATASIRIRYRTDITNGMRAIVDGVIFNILQSLPGVASRTYTDLACSTGSNHG
- a CDS encoding DUF3168 domain-containing protein produces the protein MASAEAITYAALKTLAGGRVYPDVAPASAVKPYVVYQSVGGVDETTFDGLNQQQNSRMQVAVWALSRAEAATLMQQMLRALTDTPVRGVPAGAPVSVYEDETRLYGSRVDVSIWFAP
- a CDS encoding phage tail tube protein, producing MTSTAISAQGTAVSMNTGTKEVPVDMPIKNVYEFSGFDGAASDIDVTDLASQAKEYRAGLQDWNTVTMGVNINMKEPSHVALLAAKKSGAIREFTATLSEGTKIGFQGYVKNFPISMAVDAVYKGSIQIRVTGDITVTPAE
- a CDS encoding phage tail assembly protein T, which codes for MSVARAKREIDSVEFADWMAYYSIEPWGERIADVRMGVMASTMANVYRDPQSAPLRPADFIPWAAEPVQPLVFADRRDQAVFVALAVFGVDITKTRGRGKTFTLKRGGHG
- a CDS encoding HK97-gp10 family putative phage morphogenesis protein codes for the protein MASAFEIANPAALTDYLDRLETVGGESALRQAAVAGARVIFNEVKLRAPAGTSSARKGQAHAAGTLRDAMLIAYDREASVDGHLAMYLVTWSKEAFYGRFVEFGTSKMAAQPFLRPGYEAKKGEAARAMMDVIEKLAREAARGQ
- a CDS encoding phage tail tape measure protein; its protein translation is MANETVVRIGADSSGYTTGIEKARRSAKAFIADQSELARRTRVAQGAMAEAAENGSNASARAVKSFTDALLKNAATAGKTRAEILQMRAANLGLADSVKPYIEQIAKASAHTHGFSLASAGAKRELLVLGHELSQGNVKQFAGSMLVMAERTGAFASLLNPAVLAAGAFAGVLAMAAHATFAAREALASYGETVETVSRQTGISTDGVQRFGFAAKTAGVETRDAAAALGELGKAQNGAQHGNRDAAAAFNAVGISLSDVRKSSPEQLLGRIADAFSKSAAGAGKAAVANELFGTSGKDLIPLLDQGSAHLDALAETAGRVGAVLSANTIAQLAALQEQLALSHAKMDAMTLSARTRLLPAIISLTDALADNVALQPLMNDFYTGIGVIVKAAASAVSLLVVGFQQVSEAMATTAVVAGYAMTRQFRLASAAAQAGYANFRAQGQGYADFMAKLWGNAVPAAPHAGVAVGHINFLKGAAGGGKDHHPGRSASLLEQAKQAQAVLEQSLSGQEKLTGWAAREVELRAEIDGYAGKTLTRTQQSVLASKEALLTQYAQNASLEQQLEQRGRSEKMNSDAYETNAKILAQSDALAERHRIELSTLGLGTQERERQIELLRIETDRQKELLGWQKKAVELKLDGSGADGDERAAINRRFDARRDEQRSFNASRDLARGDWMSGAKSGLQDIIDKTNDLSAAASGAAQNAINGLGDAIASFATTGKMSFGAFAKSVIASLIKVQAQALIARAALSMFGYASGGSVSMFAPAVTAATGGLITGPGSGTSDSIPARLSNGEFVMNAAAVRRLGASNLMAMNSGEVVHSMARYATGGLVGAASPGASAASVPSISVPISVSVASSTGSTSSPGRDSPDGTPFVGRHLAEALRQAVLKELVIQKRPNGLLWRA
- a CDS encoding phage tail protein; this encodes MTETFGWSPAPGPQGETTFAVRRAQFGDGYAQRVPDGINSRSDSWPVTFTGSREKIEGIKAFLDRHAGASAFFWTPPLGSGALFVCSRYSPVAHTAGTFALSATFEQTFNPGAR
- a CDS encoding tail fiber domain-containing protein, translated to MSELQTINIGRTLDGRDGDPNRVASIKTNLNTDILRTQAALGSTAVLTGDGALGVEHVGRRVNISLAVPGTLRLPAIRDIPDPDAVVWLRNLGSTPVTLAAAQGTADGVGLEQLGAYETALLDGFGGAWNVLMRSRPRVADERVTGTLSVGGDVHAGGEVRADGDVRVGGAARVAGALEVAGGVISQSSTSYRLTCGKFSTMLRNDGSDFYLLQSAEGDVDGGYNDYRPFSWNLKSGRVRISQSGQATDFGGDIITPAVLGARQLRVTGHASSAYDGANVWADGADGAGYIGISGFNRSAAVQLQLQSSSVLSFVDWRAASYVPIICASVTQASDARLKKNIETITGAMDLLRPLRGVYYEPATGPDSARQVGVIAQEIKKTLPELVHELGMSGEDGTPLLGVRYQNMVAPLLQGLLETDAALSAALERIAALEARPETNHAS
- a CDS encoding phage minor tail protein L codes for the protein MPVKTGIQADVQALEPGAKVRLYELDASGIGGQIARFHAHRTAGPITWQGLVYSPWPVDAEGFQRTSAGTQPSPTLRVGNVDGSISSLCLALGDLVGAKLVRRETLAKYLDAVNFPQGNPSADPAEELRPEAWRIERKSRSDSEVVEFELASPLDFDGEQLPRRQIVPNLCSFQYRSAECGYTGGPVADVNNQPTGDAAKDRCSNALTGCRLRFGANNPLPFGGFPAAGLIRT